Genomic segment of Scardovia inopinata JCM 12537:
TGACCGGCAGCACTTTGACTGATTCGATTACGATTGCTGGTTTCCCGTCTGACCATGGTTCTTATTCCGGAGATTCTGTCTTGGGCTATAGTGCAGATAATAAATATGCTCAGGTATACCTTTACTGGTCTGGCAATAGGTCCGATCAGAAAAATGACAGTGCTTATAAACCTCAGGGACTGACTCTTCCTCAGCGTGATTCTCACCATGAACTGGTGGGAAGTTGGACTTATCCGGCTCGTAATGGCCAGGTTCGGGTAGGAGGCGGGGCTCCAGATGCTTATGGCAAGCCCGTTTTCATAAACGCCACAAAACACGGTTATTACGTTTTTGTCTATGTTTTCAAAGGAGACAGCAGGGTTATGCCTGCCCAGTCAGCTTATGGTGACGAGTGGGAAATGACCAGGGTCTTTGACCATGACAAGCCGTCAGATCATGCCACCATTAATACCTGGGTCAGTAAAGAGACAGTTCAGCCAGGGGAGAACTTCCATGATACTGCTCAGGTAAGAGGGACTTTTAAAGATGATTCTTATGTAACGTTTACCGTTTATGATGCTGTTCCAGGTTCCCCCTCTGTATCTGCTCGCAAGCTGCTGGATGAGATAAAGGTGCCACTGAACCTTCAATCCTGCACCAGTGCAGATAAGACTGGGATCCGCACTTGTACGGTTGTCAGCCCCCAAGTCAGGACTGCCACTGCTGGAATCGTTTATTGGAAGGCAACCCTGTGGACTGCTCAAGGGCATATTATTGTTTCTCATGTTCTTGGAGCCCGGCATGAGCAGACGACTGTCAGGCCTACACCTCACAAGCCTGTTCAGCCTGGTCGGCCTCATAAACCTGCCCTGCCTCAGGCTCATCCTCTTAGGCATATTAAACCTGCTCTAGCTCAAACCGGTAGTCAAGTATCTGGAGCAGCTGTGATTGCTGTCTTATTGGTTTGCTTTGCCGGCTTGGCCTTCTATATTGGTTTTATGCTCTATAAGGATCAAAACTGACGAAAAAAAGAGGTAACTGTTTTACCCGTTTTCCCTATCGTCGGCTATGGAGCGGTCCTTCCCGTACATCTCAGGGATGAATCGCTCCTGATCATGGATTTTGTCCCACAGGGTGACTTTTCCGCTTTCCAGACTTCGAGGAACATCAATAATTCGTTGATTGCTGGATCCCCTGAACTGGAGGAGGGAATCATGAAGTGTTTTGATATATCGCCCGTCAACAAGAATGTCAACATTCTTTAGGAGGTCCAGTTTGTCCTCTGTCTCACCTGGACGCATCAATTCTTCCCAGGTATATCCTGTCCAGCACCAGATGTCCTTGTTATGGCCGAATTCCTTACGAATACGGTTGGTCAGCTTAAGGAGCATAGGAGTATTAAGCAAGGGTTCGCCGCCCAAAAGGGTCAGTCCCTGCACATAATCCAGAGAGAGATCTTTGATAATCTGATCTTCCAATTCTTGAGAATATTCATGTCCTGCAAGGAAGTCCCAAATGGAAGAGTTGTAGCATTCATCGCAGTGGAAGGGGCAGCCGCTGACATATAGGGAGCAGCGAATGCCTTCACCATCAGTCACAACAAACCTTTTATAATCGGCAATCATGTTGCGGCTCATGGATCGTCCATCCCATTGGCCTGCTTTAGGGTTGTTGGTTAGATTGCTGGGAACGCTGGGGCCTCTTCCGGTCTCTCCCTTGGCAAAATCGCGGTGGGCGCTCTTCCTGGTTCGAGTCTTACCGGAGGCGGTTGCAGTGGCCTCTGCCAGAGCTGTTTCGGCAGAGGCAGTCCCGGCA
This window contains:
- the nrdG gene encoding anaerobic ribonucleoside-triphosphate reductase activating protein, with amino-acid sequence MKDGFRKTKPRNTSSTVEGTASAASSATARPVPAGTASAETALAEATATASGKTRTRKSAHRDFAKGETGRGPSVPSNLTNNPKAGQWDGRSMSRNMIADYKRFVVTDGEGIRCSLYVSGCPFHCDECYNSSIWDFLAGHEYSQELEDQIIKDLSLDYVQGLTLLGGEPLLNTPMLLKLTNRIRKEFGHNKDIWCWTGYTWEELMRPGETEDKLDLLKNVDILVDGRYIKTLHDSLLQFRGSSNQRIIDVPRSLESGKVTLWDKIHDQERFIPEMYGKDRSIADDRENG